One Paracoccaceae bacterium genomic region harbors:
- a CDS encoding proteasome-type protease: protein MTYCVGLMLNEGIVLLSDTRTNAGLDNIATYRKMFVFEEPGERVIAILTAGSLSVSQTTLARLREAIDGPEPTPDTSIMLAPTMLKVAQIIGDMLAEVRREIDEKMSMAQGVTATMIVAGQRAGGAMRLFLIYPEGNFIEATEDTPFLQIGEHKYGKPILDRVVKPTTSLTDAKKAVLLSMDSTLRSNLSVGMPLDLAVIARDACRVTERRRIEAGDEAFRAMSEAWSKALRDGFSRIEI from the coding sequence ATGACCTATTGCGTCGGTCTCATGCTGAACGAGGGCATCGTCCTTCTGTCGGACACGCGCACCAATGCCGGGCTCGACAACATCGCGACCTACCGCAAGATGTTCGTGTTCGAGGAACCGGGCGAACGGGTCATCGCGATCCTCACGGCGGGCAGCCTGTCGGTCAGCCAGACGACGCTGGCCCGCCTGCGCGAGGCGATCGACGGGCCGGAACCCACGCCCGACACCTCGATCATGCTGGCGCCGACGATGCTGAAGGTCGCCCAGATCATCGGCGACATGCTGGCCGAGGTGCGCCGCGAGATCGACGAGAAGATGTCGATGGCGCAGGGTGTGACCGCGACGATGATCGTGGCGGGGCAGCGCGCGGGCGGGGCGATGCGGCTGTTCCTGATCTATCCCGAGGGGAACTTCATCGAGGCGACCGAGGACACGCCGTTCCTGCAGATCGGCGAGCACAAGTATGGCAAGCCGATCCTCGACCGGGTGGTCAAGCCCACCACCAGCCTGACCGATGCGAAGAAGGCGGTGCTGCTGTCGATGGATTCGACCCTGCGGTCGAACCTGTCGGTGGGAATGCCGCTGGACCTGGCGGTGATCGCGCGGGATGCCTGCCGGGTGACCGAGCGCCGCCGGATCGAGGCAGGCGACGAGGCGTTCCGCGCGATGTCCGAGGCCTGGTCAAAGGCGCTGCGC